A genome region from Arachis duranensis cultivar V14167 chromosome 8, aradu.V14167.gnm2.J7QH, whole genome shotgun sequence includes the following:
- the LOC107463480 gene encoding NAC domain-containing protein 83, with protein sequence MMSKKMRFVKKNKNGVRLLPPGFRFQPTEEELLFQYLKCKVFSFQLPASIIPEINVCNYDPWDLPGNNNNYGEEEERYLFSSKEVKYRNGNRMNRITKSGYWKATGSDKRIISTSSNNNNNNNIVGIRKTLVFYHGKSPNGSRTHWIMREYRLVTTPSNSSQKYVEDLGNWVLCRIFKKKRSIESQHHMVKNKINNNVVEVANNNNNKPIFFDFMRLYDSPISSSSSSSSSCLSSDFITQM encoded by the exons atgatgAGCAAGAAGATGAGGTTTGTTAAGAAGAACAAGAATGGAGTGAGATTATTGCCACCTGGATTTAGGTTCCAACCAACAGAAGAGGAGCTTCTATTTCAGTATTTGAAATGCAAGGTTTTCTCTTTTCAGTTGCCAGCTTCAATCATTCCTGAGATCAATGTATGCAACTATGATCCTTGGGATTTGCCAG ggaataataataattatggggaggaagaagagagatacTTGTTCAGCTCAAAGGAAGTTAAGTATAGAAACGGTAACCGAATGAACAGAATAACGAAATCTGGATATTGGAAAGCAACTGGATCAGACAAAAGAATAATTTCAACAtcatccaataataataataataataatattgttggGATAAGAAAAACTCTTGTATTCTATCATGGAAAATCTCCAAATGGCTCTAGAACTCATTGGATCATGCGTGAGTATCGACTTGTCACTACTCCTTCTAATTCATCCCAG AAGTATGTAGAAGACTTAGGGAATTGGGTTCTTTGCCGCATattcaagaagaaaagaagcatAGAAAGTCAACATCACATGGTcaagaacaaaattaataataatgttgTCGAGGtggctaataataataataataagccaATATTCTTTGATTTTATGAGGCTATATGACTCGccaatatcttcttcttcatcttcatcttcttcttgtttaagTTCTGATTTCATAACTCAAATGTAA
- the LOC107463546 gene encoding mitochondrial import inner membrane translocase subunit TIM8, giving the protein MDLSELNSPEMQKFYSEEQQKAVITETVAKVTSECWDKCITGTPGNKFSSSEASCLSNCAQRFVETNMLIWKRFQSMQ; this is encoded by the exons ATGGATCTTTCAGAGCTCAATTCACCTGAAATGCAGAAATTCTACTCC gaagaacagcaaaaggCCGTGATTACTGAAACAGTGGCTAAGGTTACAAGCGAATGTTGGGACAAATGCATCACGGGTACACCTGGGAATAAATTCAGTTCCAGTGAAGCTTCTTGTCTTTCAAACTGCGCCCAGCGTTTTGTCGAGACGAACATGCTTATCTGGAAAAGGTTTCAGAGCATGCAATGA
- the LOC107463544 gene encoding probable protein S-acyltransferase 7, which yields MHPLQLPAPAPPNSDGDGAGDTSASATAPSSSLIRTYRIWKGSNEFFCCGRFIFGPDIKSIFLTIFLIVAPVAVFCAFVARKLLDDFSHHSGYSIMIIVIIHTIFVLTALLLTSGRDPGIVPRNTRPPEPDVHDWSANVNNEQNQRLSLPRTKDVIINGISVKVKYCDTCMLYRPPRCSHCSVCDNCVERFDHHCPWVGQCIGLRNYRFYYMFVFSATLLCLYIHAFSWVYIIRIKDSEEISIWKAMIKTPASIALIVYSFISVWFVGGLTVLHTYLISTNQSTYENFRYRYDRQLVNPYNKGIAKNFKEVFCTIIPPSKNKFRAKVAIPNDPSGSSQRRGVDYQGPLMRKPPGDLELGRSWPVYNDSEEGGSDSKDELTNDKGSGLTDVSVDLSKIFQTESGERQVASILRHSLWDRSSRKWDMNPEFLDEIHEVGESKRIASDFTEEPSGNGKTECGSTMSENYKDIESKGEKS from the exons ATGCATCCACTGCAACTTCCGGCGCCGGCGCCGCCGAATTCCGACGGTGACGGTGCCGGAGACACTTCTGCTTCTGCAActgctccttcttcttctctcatcAGAACTTATCGAATCTGGAAAGGCAGTAAT gaGTTTTTTTGCTGCGGGAGGTTTATATTTGGACCAGATATAAAGTCTATATTTCTGACAATATTTCTTATTGTGGCCCCTGTTGCTGTATTCTGTGCTTTTGTAGCTAGAAAATTGTTGGACGATTTTTCTCATCACTCAGGATATTCAATAATGATCATAGTTATTATTCACACCATTTTT GTTTTGACCGCCCTTCTACTGACCTCAGGAAGGGATCCTGGCATAGTGCCTCGAAATACTCGTCCTCCAGAACCAGATGTTCATGATTGGAGTGCCAATGTCAACAATGAACAGAATCAAAGGCTAAGTTTGCCTCGAACAAAGgatgtgatcatcaatggtatATCCGTGAAAGTAAAATATTGTGATACCTGCATGCTCTATAGACCTCCCCGTTGTTCTCATTGTTCAGTATGCGATAACTGTGTTGAGCGATTTGATCATCACTGCCCATGGGTGGGTCAGTGTATTGGATTG CGAAATTATAGGTTCTACTACATGTTTGTCTTCTCTGCAACGCTTCTTTGCTTATACATACATGCATTTAGCTGGGTCTATATTATAAGGATCAAGGATTCTGAGGAGATATCAATCTGGAAAGCAATGATCAAAACTCCTGCTTCAATTGCGCTAATTGTCTACTCTTTCATCTCTGTCTGGTTTGTTGGCGGGCTCACTGTTTTACATACATATCTCATCAGCACAAACCAG TCTACTTATGAAAATTTCAGATACCGATATGACCGACAACTAGTCAATCCGTACAATAAAGGGATAGCCAAGAACTTCAAAGAAGTGTTCTGCACTATAATTCCTCCGTCCAAGAACAAATTCAGAGCTAAGGTTGCAATTCCGAATGATCCATCAGGTTCATCTCAAAGAAGGGGTGTCGATTACCAGGGTCCTCTTATGAGAAAACCACCGGGCGACTTAGAATTAGGAAGGTCATGGCCGGTTTACAATGACTCAGAAGAGGGTGGAAGTGATTCTAAAGATGAACTTACTAATGACAAGGGTAGTGGATTAACCGATGTGTCTGTGGATTTGAGCAAGATATTTCAAACAGAAAGCGGCGAGAGACAAGTTGCTTCGATTCTAAGGCACTCTTTGTGGGACAGAAGCAGCAGAAAGTGGGACATGAATCCAGAATTTCTCGACGAAATCCATGAAGTTGGCGAATCAAAACGCATCGCGAGTGATTTTACTGAAGAGCCTAGTGGCAATGGCAAAACAGAATGTGGCTCCACAATGTCAGAGAATTACAAAGACATAGAATCAAAAGGAGAAAAGAGTTGA